GCCATTGATGCCATGACCCGCGCCTCCGAGGCGCTAGCCCATGGCCGCCAGCACGAAGCCCTGCAACAACAGCAGCAGGCCCTGCAAAGCCTGCGCGAGGGTATTGGCGCATTGGGTCAGGCGCTGGAAGGGCTAAGCAAAATGATGCCAATGTTTGATGAAATGGGCACATCAGGCCAGCGCGACCCGCTGGGTCGCCCGGTGGATGGCAGCAATGGCACCAACATCCCTGATGCCGATACCCTTAATCAGACCTGGCGTATCCTGCAGGAATTGCGCCGCCGTTCCAGCGACCCGGAACGCCCGAAAATCGAACATGATTATATCGATCGGTTGCTAAAACGCTTTTAACGTCTGCCCGATCTGATCACTTTATCACCCCCCGGTACGCGTACTGCTACGGTGGGCGCATCATAGCCAGGTGCATAAACGGTAACGGCGCGTGACAAAATCTCCCGCTGCTTCCAATGGCACGGCATGGCTCATTTGTGCTGCCGGAAAACGTAGGTATTTTCACCCTTCCCTAACCGGCACGATCCCTTCACAACCATACCAGATAAAACAAAACAGGCGGCCCGATGGACCGCCTGCCTTTGAATGCGCGATATAAGCGCAAAAACCTTATTGATCGACGGCTTCACGCGGGTCAAGGAAGGTGACCTGAAGGCGCGTTGCTGTCGGGTTCGGTTTGCGGATTTTGGTTTCCACATTCAGGGTTTTGCCAACCGGCAAAATCTGTTCCTGGATCGGCATGCCCGGTTCGGTCTGCGCGGCTTCCTGATCGTAAATCAGGGCGACCTTTTTGCGCTGAACCACACGATCAAGCGGATCAAGCAGTTCGATCAGCAAATAGGGAAGCGGGCGGTCAATGCTGCTGACATTGACGATTTCCGCACGTACCACCAGCACATCAACGCCGTCTTCTTCTTCACGGGTTGGTGGCATTTCCTTGATATCAAGGCCTTCGCCCACATGCGGCACTTCAAGCCCGACCATGGAATAAACCTTGGCAATCGGCGGCCACAAAGTGATCAGCGTGTCCTTGGCAAAAAAGGCCCCGGCGCCAACACCTGCAATGATCAGAATCAGAACGATCCAGCCGATAATGCCCTTTTTCGATTTCGGGGCAGCATCGTCATTATTTGCCAGTTGCCGCGGAAAGGGCGGCGGATCGGGAATACGGTCAGCCCCTTCAAACCCGGCATCAACATCGCCATCATACTGGCTGCTGCCAAAATCGTTGCTTTGGGACATGGCATCGTCAAAGGATGACGGTGCTGCTTCCCGTGCTGGCGATGGTGCCGGCGCAGCCGGTGCGGCAGGTTTCCCCCCCGGAGGATCCTGATGCCAGCTGTTGCCGCAATTTTTGCAGCGTACAGTTCTGCCTTTCGGGCCAATTGACTCGGCCTTTACAGAGTATTTTTTAGAACATTCTGGGCAAGTTATGATCATTGCAAACCTGGCATATAGCTGTCAGCAGCTGGAATTCCAAAGCTAGGGATACAGTAAAAACAGCCGACGAACACCCCCGCTTTTCGTCGCCCTATACTATATGTAAATAGCGCCGATTTAACAGACTGTTAAGCAAAGATAACAGAAGCTCGCCCCGGCGGGGAATAAACTGCGCTCAGGATCACATGTTGCAGGGGCAAAACACGCCTTCGGCCGATAATTTTTTATGTTAAAACAGGGCGGTGTCCCAAATTGCCGGGCGTTGATTTGCATATCCACGCATTTTTAAGGCATTTTCGGATATAAGCCCGTCTGTGCCATTATATTTGTGGGCATCGCCCACAGCCCGGCCAGATGGCCCCTTTTCGCAGTCAGGAGGACGCAGGTGAACGAAGTCGTCAGTTTCCGCAATGTCGGGGTCCGGTATGAATCGGGGCCGGAAGTTCTGCGTGAACTGAATTTTTCCCTGACACGCGGTAGTTTCCACTTTCTGACCGGGGCATCGGGTGCGGGCAAATCCACGCTGATGCGCCTGCTTTATCTGGCACTGCGCCAGACACGCGGCGAAATTACCATTTTTGGCCGCGACAATATTCGCATCCCGCGCGAGGAATTACCGGCGATCCGGCGCAAAATTGGCGTGGTGTTTCAGGATTTTCGCCTGATCAACCATTTGACCACCTTTGAAAATGTTGCCCTGCCGTTACGTGTTGCCGGGGTCGAGGATTTGCAGATCCGCAAAAACGTGACCGAACTTCTGGAATGGGTGGGCCTTGGCGACCAGATCAACGCGGTGCCATCGCGCCTGTCAGGCGGGCAGCAGCAGCGCGTTGCCATTGCGCGCGCCGTGATCAGCCGCCCGGCCCTGCTGCTGGCCGATGAACCAACAGGCAATGTCGATGACCGCATCGCCATGCGCCTGCTGTACCTGTTCGAAGAACTCAACAAGCTGGGCACCACCGTATTGATCGCCACCCATAACCGCCACCTGATCCGCCGGTTCGGGCACAAACACTGGCTGCTTGAAGGTGGCACCATCCACGACCTTGACCATCGCCCGCAGGCTTAGGCACAGACTGACCAAGACCCAAAACAGGAAATAACCAGGCATTATGGCATTCCGTTCACGTCCCTCGCATTTGCCCCTTGAGAACGACTCCTCAAGCCGGTTTTTGCCCAGTATCGTTGCGCTGATGGTGGCATTGCTGACATTTTCGATTGTCGGCCTTGCCGTACTGCACGATACCGTGGGGCGCTGGGCCAGCCAGATCGATGGCAGCCTGACCATTCAGGTGCCGCCAACCGGCCTGTCGCAGCTTGAACCCGACCAGCGCGAAGCAGCCCTTGAAGACCGGGTGCAGTCGATCATTGATGCCGTAACCGGCCAGCCCGGTGTTGCCCGCATTGCCGAGCTAAGCCCCGATAAAATGGCGGAACTGCTGGAGCCATGGCTGGGCCCCAATGAAATGATCAGCGATTTGCCGATCCCGCGTATCATTGAAATCACACCGGAAAGCGGTTTTGATTTCAGCGTGCTTGAAGCGACTGTTTCGCGCACTGCGCCGGAAGCCGTGCTTGATGACCACCGCATCTGGCTGGAACGCATCAGCGATGTTGCCGTTTCGGTGGAAATGGCGCTGATCGCGCTGATTGGCGTTTTGTTTGCCGCCACCATCCTGTCGGTGTTTTTTGCCACCCGTTCGGGCCTGTCCATTCACCGGTCCATCATCGAATTGCTGCATCTGATTGGCGCGGCCGATGGCTATATTGCCAGGCAGTTTGCCCGCCATACCATGCGCCTGGCCTTTTTGGGCAGCCTGATTGGCATTGGCATTGCCCTGCCGGTTTCCATACTGATTGGCTATCTTGGCCTGCGTGCCGGATGGCAAATTCCCGAGAACCTGCATTTGCCGTTGTTTTTTGTGCTGGTGCTGATGGTGCCTGTGGCGATTTCAACGGTTGCCTGGTTCACCGCCAAGCGCACGGTGCTGCGGGTGTTACGGCGGATGCTATAAGCACAACATTGATTTTATGTTGTTTTATCCCCTAAACTTTGCCCGCAAACCTGCCCTGCACCGGTAGACAACCCCACCCTGAATGTGCGTAAAGTACGCATCCTTGCCAAGCGACAATGATGTGTCCTGTGATTTGTAATGGGAGACCCCAAATGCGGCTGCGGCCCGGCGCCTCCAAAGGCATCGCGGAATGAAAAGAACCCGAACCGCCCCCCGAACGGTCCAGAACCGTCGTCGGTCGCGCCGCGCGCGTTTCCTGATTTCCACGCTGATCATGCTGGCTGTTGTCTGGACATTCGGCTTTTTCTGGTATGTCTCACAAATCCCGGACCGGGTGGCGAACCCCTATCAGAAAACCGATGCCATTGTCGTTTTGACCGGCGGCAGCGAACGGCTTAGCGAAGGTCGCCGCCTGCTTAATCGCCATCTGGCAAAAAAGCTTTTTATTTCCGGGGTCTATCGCGGGGTCGAGGTTGATGAACTGCTAAGTGCTGGCAATGCCGACCCGGACCTTGTCGCCTGCTGCATCGTTTTGGGCCACATTGCCGAAAACACACGTGGCAATGCCATTGAAACTGCCACATGGGTTTACAAACAGGGTTATCGCAGCCTGCGCATCGTTACGGCGAATTACCATATGCCGCGATCGCTGCTGGAATTCCACAATCTGATGCCCGATGTCGAAATTGTCGCCCATCCGGTTTTCCCGGAAAATGTCAAAGTCGATGACTGGTGGCGCTGGCCCGGAAGTGCCGCGCTGATTTCGAGCGAATATAACAAGTATCTGTTTGCAGCCCTGCGCAACAAAATACTGGAATGGTTCCCCGCAGCACGGCAAAGCCTGCCACCCGCGCCGGATGAAAAGCCCGATAATAACCAGCTTTCGGCGGCAAACCCGGTAAACCTGACGAACCCGAATTCTGGCGAGGCAGCCCTGCCGCAGCATGACGAAGACAATGCCGTTTTCATGCCCGCAACCGAACCATCTGTCGTGCCTTCTGCCCTGCCATCGACCCTGTCGTCTCCCCTGCCCGATCAGGCCGGGCGCGGTTAAAAACGGCAGGTACAAATGGCGGGATGCAAATGTGAAGCATTTGTTTCACATTGCCCCCAAAACACCCTAAAAGACCAAGACGCAATGTATATGGTTTGAAGGACGTAAAGATGAGCACAATTCGTGCCCTGATTTTCAACATCCTGTTTTTTGGCGGCACCGCGGTCGAGTGCCTTGTTCTGTGGCCGTTTCTGTTTTTTGGCCCGAAAATTGGCCAGAAGACCGGCCGTTTCTGGTGCAAATGGGTGCAGTGGCTGCTGAAATACACTGTCAAACTGGAACCGCGCGTGGTGGGTGAACAATACCTGCCCGAAGGGCCGTGCATTCTGGTTTCCAAACACCAGTCCGCTTGGGAAACCCTGACCTTCCATACCCTGTTGCATGACCCGGCCTATATCCTGAAAAAGGAACTGATCAAGATCCCGGTTTTTGGTCTTTTCCTTAAATATTCCGGCCAGATCCCGGTGGACCGTTCTGCCGGTGGGTCCGCGCTTAAAGAAATGATCAAGGGTGTTGACCGCGCATTGAAACGCGATGCCCGCGTCGTCATTTTCCCGGAAGGCACCCGCACCCCGCCGGGTTCGGACCGCCCCTATCACCCTGGCGTTTTTGCCCTTTACAAGGCATTTCCCAATGTCCCGATGATCCCGGTTGCGCTTAATTCCGGCATGTTCTGGGGCCGGGCGAAATTTATGAAATATAGCGGCAAGGTGACGCTGGAATACCTGCCACCGATGGAACCGGGGCTGGATCGCAAAACATTCATGCGCGAAATCAAACGCCGTATTGATGAACGCACCCGCGAGCTGGAAAAATTCGCCCAGACCGAATTCAACCTGCCTGCCCCGCCTGCAACCCCTGGCATTGATGATACACCGGCCCCTGCCAGCAACGCCGATACCACCGATAACAAAGGCCAGACACCGGCCTGAGCCGCGACCGGGTACAATCGGCACAACGCGACACCGCAAGGAAAAACACCCTGTGCCGCCCGGCACCACGCCAGTTACATTGCAAACAGGAAAAGGCTGGTCAGCATCCCCTGACCGGCCTTTTTCTTTTCCATCTACCCGCCTTTGCCAAATCATAAATCAGGACGGCAAAGCAGTATCAAACATCATTTTGCCGGGGCGGCGGCTGGTGCCGCCTCGCGCCGGGTTGCACGCCAGATGCCCACGGCAATCAGGGCAATGCCGCCCAGATGATAAAGATGCAGTTCTTCCCCCAGGAAGATAATGGCAAGTACGCTGGCAAAGGCCGGCATCAGATACAGGAACACACCGGCATTGGCGGCCCCCACCATACCAACCCCGCGATTCCAGAACAGATAGCCCAAAAAGGCCGGGCCTGCGCCGATATAGGCGATTTTCAGCATATCGGGCCATGCCGGGTCCAGCCGGGTGAAATAGGGATCACCGTTGACCAGGATGCTCCACAGATAGATCGGAAACAGATACACCAGCCCCACCACGATAGACCCGAAAATAAGGCTGAAGGGATGAATGCCGCGCGGCGCATATTTCAACAGCATCGAATAGGCCGCCCAGATCATTGCCGAAATCAGCGCAAACAGGTCGCCGGAAACAAAATCCATTTCCAGAAACACGTTGA
The window above is part of the Thalassospira marina genome. Proteins encoded here:
- a CDS encoding DUF3426 domain-containing protein; the protein is MIITCPECSKKYSVKAESIGPKGRTVRCKNCGNSWHQDPPGGKPAAPAAPAPSPAREAAPSSFDDAMSQSNDFGSSQYDGDVDAGFEGADRIPDPPPFPRQLANNDDAAPKSKKGIIGWIVLILIIAGVGAGAFFAKDTLITLWPPIAKVYSMVGLEVPHVGEGLDIKEMPPTREEEDGVDVLVVRAEIVNVSSIDRPLPYLLIELLDPLDRVVQRKKVALIYDQEAAQTEPGMPIQEQILPVGKTLNVETKIRKPNPTATRLQVTFLDPREAVDQ
- the ftsE gene encoding cell division ATP-binding protein FtsE; protein product: MNEVVSFRNVGVRYESGPEVLRELNFSLTRGSFHFLTGASGAGKSTLMRLLYLALRQTRGEITIFGRDNIRIPREELPAIRRKIGVVFQDFRLINHLTTFENVALPLRVAGVEDLQIRKNVTELLEWVGLGDQINAVPSRLSGGQQQRVAIARAVISRPALLLADEPTGNVDDRIAMRLLYLFEELNKLGTTVLIATHNRHLIRRFGHKHWLLEGGTIHDLDHRPQA
- a CDS encoding cell division protein FtsX, with the protein product MAFRSRPSHLPLENDSSSRFLPSIVALMVALLTFSIVGLAVLHDTVGRWASQIDGSLTIQVPPTGLSQLEPDQREAALEDRVQSIIDAVTGQPGVARIAELSPDKMAELLEPWLGPNEMISDLPIPRIIEITPESGFDFSVLEATVSRTAPEAVLDDHRIWLERISDVAVSVEMALIALIGVLFAATILSVFFATRSGLSIHRSIIELLHLIGAADGYIARQFARHTMRLAFLGSLIGIGIALPVSILIGYLGLRAGWQIPENLHLPLFFVLVLMVPVAISTVAWFTAKRTVLRVLRRML
- a CDS encoding YdcF family protein, whose amino-acid sequence is MKRTRTAPRTVQNRRRSRRARFLISTLIMLAVVWTFGFFWYVSQIPDRVANPYQKTDAIVVLTGGSERLSEGRRLLNRHLAKKLFISGVYRGVEVDELLSAGNADPDLVACCIVLGHIAENTRGNAIETATWVYKQGYRSLRIVTANYHMPRSLLEFHNLMPDVEIVAHPVFPENVKVDDWWRWPGSAALISSEYNKYLFAALRNKILEWFPAARQSLPPAPDEKPDNNQLSAANPVNLTNPNSGEAALPQHDEDNAVFMPATEPSVVPSALPSTLSSPLPDQAGRG
- a CDS encoding lysophospholipid acyltransferase family protein; this encodes MSTIRALIFNILFFGGTAVECLVLWPFLFFGPKIGQKTGRFWCKWVQWLLKYTVKLEPRVVGEQYLPEGPCILVSKHQSAWETLTFHTLLHDPAYILKKELIKIPVFGLFLKYSGQIPVDRSAGGSALKEMIKGVDRALKRDARVVIFPEGTRTPPGSDRPYHPGVFALYKAFPNVPMIPVALNSGMFWGRAKFMKYSGKVTLEYLPPMEPGLDRKTFMREIKRRIDERTRELEKFAQTEFNLPAPPATPGIDDTPAPASNADTTDNKGQTPA
- a CDS encoding DMT family transporter, with translation MSQVNSAAAGKAGGVPMIAYILLIACALMWGSNHVVARGVNATVPLAALSFWRWMVALLLLTPVCLRYLRRDWPLIRQGWKPIFLIGTTGTFLFTIAIYLAAYNTTAVNTGLLNATTPIWVLLFASLLTADKPRMTQWVGVLVAGLGTAVIIAKGDINVFLEMDFVSGDLFALISAMIWAAYSMLLKYAPRGIHPFSLIFGSIVVGLVYLFPIYLWSILVNGDPYFTRLDPAWPDMLKIAYIGAGPAFLGYLFWNRGVGMVGAANAGVFLYLMPAFASVLAIIFLGEELHLYHLGGIALIAVGIWRATRREAAPAAAPAK